In the genome of Myxococcus stipitatus, one region contains:
- a CDS encoding beta-ketoacyl synthase N-terminal-like domain-containing protein — translation MQEGACSAGLEDCEGMALIGLSYRVDSAPREVDVFDAHAFGISPEEAGALGPRQRLMLELSWEALEDAGIAPRSLRGTRTGVFARVSSRDAAALPFQTGRGNAGGLVARCVSYCLGFAGPSLVMDQAFREACRSVRGGTSTLALVEDIPFDPAHPRGGAGVVVLKPLPRALADGDSIYCVVQEGEWSVDGAVGLCEVIARALALRGKGRPHGLPPPRGARPERRGVLVQEHQPLSWPVRRAEGRSPPKVAFVFAGAGSAWWGMARDLLGTEPVFRASFEACDAAFQPIGGWSLVEALIAPLARSKLDRGAVQLPVVLGVQVSLAALWRDWGIEPSAVMGFSAGEWAAAHVAGILSLEESFALTQHFLTVMRDAFGGVAMAVVGLPAAEVELCLAPYAGRVAIASENSPTSTGIGGEPAAVQELTSRWLAEGIFARRVDIDVSGHLPPFEPFMARHLRECPALKPLPGRVPMMSTVTGAVVDGASMGPSYWTDHIRKRVRFSSAVKALLESGHEVFLDVNPHPIHARSVEEGFVGRSDGAKVLASLQRGEAAHATLHRALSVLVERGCEVREERIRPRADTPATHEGPAELFVLSARTEPALREQARRTAEHLRERSGASLADLCFTASHRRDHHEHRLALVAHSRLALADGLEDFGRRATPRLPWARGEVRPGMAPRLGFVFSGLEGFPFRECARGLMDEPCFRERFERCEQVVRALTGESLLQAVQSEQVRAEVELPLLFAFQVSLAALWAAWGIRPDAVVGHGVGEVSAAHLAGALSLEDALALLVGRTRAPTPHALSRPLYSSVRGGRLSTLDLDSAHWRESLWRQRALFEPVLQTMLAEGVRVFVELAPDPVLSRMLSRTLEASGLPGTTALCSLRRDQPPRPTLLEALGTLHTMGREPMWKGLFPKGGHMVELPTYAWQRERSGSKAEASSSMPGKGPRAKPGGAEPIAVVGMSCRFPGGVRSPEDFWRLLADGVNAVREVPADRWDLEAWYDADPEAPGKMYSRHGGFLDDVDAFDASFFGISKAEARSMDPQQRMLLELSWEALESAGVAAERLQGTATGVFVGLCLSDYALLELNARDPRGINAYSGSGSVHSIAAGRIAYALGLEGPAVAVDTACSSSLVAAHLACQSLREGECDVALVGGASLLLSPRMSVYFSKLRVLSTDGACRAFDSAASGYVRGEGAGVVVLKRLSDALAEGAPILGVLRGSAVSQGGRSNGLTAPSGPSQERVIERALRQGGVAPLDVGYVEAHGTGTSLGDSIEVEALTSVLGQGRPRSAPLRIGSVKTNLGHLEGAAGIASLLKVLLALRHRELPRSLHFETPSPYIPWAELPIEVVSAHREWSVPEGGSRIAGVSSFGFSGTNAHLIVEEAPECPRRMEAPPEGSELLVLSARDPEALRESAERFHALLVDGREGRKASLRDVCYSASCRRSHHEHRLAVVARSRQEAAVALDAFRRGATPPEARSGIASRGGAPGVIFVFSGDEELWSDSAGETLGAAPGLQDLLLSVDAVLKRLAGGPVTEKLRNDPGRFDVGRVERLARFSLQMSLVAQLRAWGIEPDAVLGDGFGEIIAAHVAGVLSLEDAVHLLMAGVVGERVDVSAHLPTIPLYSSVTGARAMAGDFTSDHWARHQEGPSRLESAIAAVEQDGLGTFVELSPAALLAPVIQRCFPQATVVPALREDASMRESLLSLLGGLFVAGVSPEWERLFPEGGEWVPLPSYPWRKERYWVANPEPALPLPEVVAGLVAAAPEAVRPEPEALPPLHELVQLPAEQWRARVETFLQTEVATLLELPGGLPDARLPLVRFGFDSLMGMKLKARLSQSLGLTVSAVTLLSGLSLDGLVKLALESLAARPPSTEVAANDSMEEFRF, via the coding sequence ATGCAAGAGGGTGCGTGTAGCGCCGGGCTGGAGGACTGCGAGGGGATGGCGCTCATCGGCCTGTCCTACCGCGTCGACTCGGCGCCCCGTGAGGTCGACGTCTTCGATGCCCACGCCTTCGGCATCTCTCCAGAGGAGGCGGGCGCGCTCGGTCCTCGACAGCGGCTGATGCTCGAGCTGTCGTGGGAGGCGCTGGAGGATGCGGGAATCGCGCCCCGGTCCCTTCGCGGCACCCGGACGGGGGTGTTCGCCCGCGTGTCCTCGCGTGACGCCGCGGCGCTTCCATTCCAGACAGGCCGTGGGAATGCGGGCGGTCTCGTCGCCCGCTGTGTCTCCTATTGTCTGGGCTTCGCGGGCCCAAGCCTTGTCATGGACCAGGCGTTCCGTGAAGCCTGTCGAAGCGTGCGGGGAGGGACGTCGACCCTGGCGCTCGTCGAGGACATTCCATTCGACCCGGCCCATCCTCGCGGCGGTGCGGGCGTCGTCGTGCTCAAGCCCCTGCCGCGCGCGCTCGCTGACGGCGACTCCATCTACTGTGTCGTCCAGGAGGGCGAGTGGAGCGTCGATGGAGCGGTGGGCCTCTGCGAGGTGATCGCGCGGGCGCTCGCCCTTCGAGGGAAGGGGCGTCCGCACGGACTTCCACCACCACGGGGGGCGCGGCCCGAGCGGCGTGGCGTCCTCGTCCAGGAGCACCAGCCCTTGTCGTGGCCGGTGCGTCGGGCGGAGGGGCGGAGTCCTCCCAAGGTCGCATTCGTCTTCGCGGGCGCGGGCTCGGCCTGGTGGGGGATGGCGCGGGACTTGTTGGGCACCGAGCCTGTCTTCCGCGCGAGCTTCGAGGCGTGTGATGCGGCGTTCCAACCCATCGGCGGCTGGTCGCTGGTGGAGGCGCTCATCGCGCCGCTGGCCCGTTCGAAGCTCGACCGAGGGGCGGTGCAGCTCCCCGTCGTCCTCGGGGTGCAGGTGTCGCTCGCGGCGCTGTGGCGCGACTGGGGCATCGAGCCGAGCGCGGTGATGGGCTTCAGCGCGGGGGAGTGGGCTGCGGCGCACGTGGCGGGGATTCTGTCGCTGGAGGAGTCCTTCGCGCTCACCCAGCACTTCCTGACGGTGATGCGCGATGCCTTCGGAGGCGTGGCCATGGCCGTCGTGGGCTTGCCGGCCGCCGAGGTGGAGCTGTGCCTTGCGCCGTATGCGGGCCGCGTCGCCATCGCCTCCGAGAACAGCCCCACCTCCACGGGGATAGGCGGAGAGCCCGCGGCGGTCCAGGAGCTGACGTCGCGGTGGCTCGCGGAGGGAATCTTCGCCCGGAGGGTGGACATCGATGTCTCCGGGCATCTCCCCCCGTTCGAGCCCTTCATGGCGCGTCACCTCCGGGAGTGTCCGGCCCTGAAGCCCCTGCCCGGGCGGGTCCCCATGATGTCGACGGTGACGGGCGCCGTGGTCGATGGGGCCTCGATGGGGCCGTCGTACTGGACGGACCACATCCGCAAGCGCGTGCGCTTCTCCTCGGCGGTGAAGGCCCTGCTCGAGTCCGGGCACGAGGTGTTCCTCGACGTCAATCCGCACCCCATCCACGCGCGCTCGGTCGAGGAGGGCTTCGTGGGCCGCTCGGATGGAGCGAAGGTTCTCGCGAGCCTGCAGCGAGGAGAAGCCGCGCACGCCACGCTGCATCGCGCGCTCTCGGTCCTCGTGGAGCGGGGCTGTGAGGTGCGCGAGGAGCGCATCCGCCCGCGTGCCGACACGCCCGCCACACACGAGGGCCCCGCCGAGCTGTTCGTCCTCTCCGCGAGGACGGAGCCGGCGCTGCGCGAGCAGGCACGGCGCACCGCCGAGCACCTGCGCGAGCGCAGCGGTGCATCGCTGGCCGACCTCTGCTTCACGGCGAGCCATCGGCGCGACCACCATGAGCACCGGCTGGCGTTGGTCGCGCATTCCCGGCTCGCCTTGGCTGACGGACTGGAGGACTTCGGGAGGAGGGCGACCCCCAGGCTCCCCTGGGCGCGGGGCGAGGTGCGACCGGGGATGGCTCCGCGCCTCGGCTTCGTGTTCTCGGGGCTGGAGGGCTTCCCGTTCCGGGAGTGTGCTCGCGGGCTGATGGACGAGCCCTGCTTCCGCGAGCGCTTCGAGCGCTGTGAGCAGGTCGTCCGCGCGCTGACGGGGGAGTCGCTCCTCCAGGCGGTCCAGTCCGAGCAGGTTCGCGCCGAGGTCGAGCTGCCCCTGCTGTTCGCGTTCCAGGTGTCGCTCGCCGCGCTCTGGGCCGCGTGGGGCATCCGTCCCGACGCCGTCGTCGGCCATGGTGTCGGGGAGGTCAGCGCGGCGCACCTCGCGGGCGCGCTCTCGCTCGAGGATGCCCTGGCGCTGTTGGTGGGGCGCACGAGGGCCCCGACTCCCCATGCGCTCTCGCGGCCCCTCTATTCCTCCGTGCGCGGGGGCCGCCTCTCCACGTTGGATCTCGACTCGGCCCACTGGCGGGAGAGCCTCTGGCGACAGCGGGCCCTGTTCGAGCCGGTCCTCCAGACGATGCTCGCGGAAGGGGTCCGCGTCTTCGTGGAGCTGGCCCCGGACCCGGTGCTGTCGCGAATGTTGAGTCGGACCCTGGAGGCCTCGGGCCTTCCGGGAACCACGGCGCTGTGCTCCTTGCGCCGTGACCAGCCGCCCCGCCCGACGTTGCTGGAGGCGCTGGGAACACTTCACACGATGGGGCGCGAACCCATGTGGAAGGGGCTCTTCCCGAAGGGGGGACACATGGTCGAGCTACCGACGTATGCCTGGCAGCGCGAGCGCTCGGGCTCCAAGGCCGAGGCCTCTTCCTCGATGCCCGGGAAGGGCCCTCGCGCGAAGCCTGGCGGCGCGGAGCCCATCGCGGTGGTGGGGATGTCGTGCCGCTTTCCTGGGGGTGTCCGAAGTCCCGAGGACTTCTGGCGCCTGCTCGCCGACGGTGTGAACGCCGTGCGCGAGGTGCCCGCGGACCGCTGGGACCTGGAGGCCTGGTACGACGCGGACCCGGAGGCTCCGGGGAAGATGTACTCGCGGCACGGCGGGTTCCTCGACGACGTGGATGCCTTTGATGCGTCCTTCTTCGGCATCTCGAAGGCGGAGGCCCGCTCGATGGACCCACAGCAGCGGATGCTGCTGGAGCTGAGCTGGGAGGCCTTGGAGAGCGCGGGCGTGGCGGCGGAGCGGCTCCAGGGCACCGCCACCGGTGTGTTCGTCGGCCTGTGCTTGAGCGACTACGCGCTGCTGGAGCTCAACGCGCGAGACCCTCGCGGCATCAACGCCTACTCGGGCTCGGGGAGTGTCCACAGCATCGCGGCGGGTCGAATCGCCTACGCGCTGGGGCTGGAGGGGCCGGCCGTCGCCGTCGACACGGCGTGCTCGTCCTCCCTGGTGGCCGCGCACCTGGCCTGCCAGAGCCTGCGCGAAGGGGAGTGTGACGTCGCGCTCGTCGGAGGCGCGAGCCTCCTGCTGTCTCCGAGGATGTCGGTCTACTTCTCGAAGCTCCGGGTGCTGTCGACCGATGGCGCATGCAGGGCCTTCGACAGCGCCGCCAGCGGCTATGTCCGAGGAGAAGGCGCGGGCGTCGTCGTGCTCAAGCGCCTGTCGGATGCGCTCGCCGAAGGAGCGCCCATCCTGGGCGTGCTGCGCGGCTCGGCCGTCAGCCAGGGCGGGCGCTCCAATGGACTCACGGCGCCGAGTGGTCCCTCCCAGGAGCGGGTCATCGAGCGCGCGCTGCGGCAGGGCGGTGTCGCGCCGCTCGACGTCGGCTACGTCGAGGCCCATGGAACCGGCACCTCCCTGGGTGATTCCATCGAGGTGGAGGCCCTCACCTCGGTGCTGGGGCAGGGGCGCCCGCGCTCGGCGCCGCTGCGCATCGGCTCGGTGAAGACGAACCTGGGCCACCTGGAGGGCGCGGCGGGCATCGCCAGCCTGCTCAAGGTGCTCCTCGCCTTGCGACATCGCGAGCTGCCGCGGAGCCTGCACTTCGAGACGCCGAGCCCCTACATCCCCTGGGCCGAGCTCCCCATCGAGGTGGTCTCCGCGCATCGCGAGTGGTCCGTCCCCGAAGGCGGCTCGCGCATCGCGGGCGTCAGCTCCTTCGGGTTCAGCGGGACGAACGCGCACCTCATCGTGGAGGAGGCGCCCGAGTGTCCCCGACGCATGGAGGCTCCTCCGGAAGGCTCGGAGCTGCTCGTCCTCTCGGCGAGGGACCCCGAGGCCCTGCGTGAGTCCGCCGAGCGCTTCCACGCGCTGCTCGTGGATGGAAGGGAAGGGCGGAAGGCCTCACTTCGGGACGTGTGCTACTCGGCGAGCTGTCGTCGGAGCCACCATGAGCATCGGCTCGCCGTGGTGGCTCGTTCCAGACAAGAGGCGGCGGTGGCCCTCGACGCCTTCCGCCGTGGCGCGACTCCTCCAGAGGCACGCTCCGGAATCGCGTCGCGCGGAGGGGCGCCGGGCGTCATCTTCGTGTTCAGCGGAGATGAGGAGCTGTGGAGCGACAGCGCGGGAGAGACCCTGGGCGCGGCGCCGGGCCTTCAAGACCTCCTGCTGTCCGTGGATGCGGTGCTGAAGCGCCTGGCGGGAGGGCCCGTCACCGAGAAGCTGCGAAATGACCCCGGCCGCTTCGATGTCGGACGCGTCGAGCGGCTCGCGCGCTTCTCCCTGCAGATGTCGCTCGTGGCGCAGCTGCGCGCCTGGGGCATCGAGCCCGACGCGGTGCTCGGTGACGGCTTCGGTGAGATCATCGCGGCGCACGTGGCGGGCGTCCTCTCGTTGGAAGACGCGGTGCACCTCCTCATGGCGGGGGTGGTGGGCGAGCGGGTGGACGTGAGCGCTCACCTTCCGACGATTCCCCTCTACTCCTCGGTCACCGGCGCGCGCGCGATGGCGGGCGACTTCACGAGCGACCACTGGGCGCGGCACCAGGAGGGGCCGTCGCGCCTCGAGTCCGCCATCGCGGCCGTGGAGCAGGACGGGCTCGGCACCTTCGTCGAGCTGAGCCCCGCGGCGCTCCTGGCGCCCGTCATCCAGCGCTGCTTCCCGCAAGCGACCGTGGTGCCGGCGCTGCGAGAGGACGCGTCCATGCGCGAGTCCCTGCTCTCGTTGCTGGGCGGCCTGTTCGTCGCGGGTGTCTCGCCCGAGTGGGAGCGCCTCTTCCCCGAGGGCGGGGAGTGGGTGCCGCTCCCGTCGTATCCATGGAGGAAGGAGCGCTACTGGGTCGCGAACCCCGAGCCCGCGCTTCCGCTTCCGGAGGTGGTGGCGGGGCTCGTGGCCGCGGCGCCGGAGGCTGTGCGTCCGGAGCCCGAAGCCCTGCCCCCGCTCCACGAGCTGGTCCAGCTGCCGGCCGAGCAGTGGCGCGCGCGCGTCGAGACCTTCCTCCAGACCGAGGTCGCCACGCTCCTGGAGCTTCCGGGGGGACTGCCCGATGCGCGGCTCCCCCTCGTGCGCTTCGGCTTCGACTCTCTCATGGGGATGAAGCTCAAGGCGCGGTTGTCGCAGTCGCTGGGGTTGACGGTCTCCGCCGTGACGCTCCTGAGCGGCCTGAGTCTGGACGGGCTCGTGAAGCTCGCCCTCGAAAGCCTTGCTGCCCGGCCGCCCTCGACCGAGGTGGCCGCCAACGACTCCATGGAGGAGTTCCGATTTTGA
- a CDS encoding amino acid adenylation domain-containing protein, which produces MNATELISELMRLGVELRVEDEHLRIRAARNVITPELQKHIAARKDEILEALRRALPRAELSHEPFPLTDLQEAYLVGHGIDFGVGGVSCHLYHEFDGQGLDLGRLSGAWQRLIDQHPMLRSVVLPSGEQRVLERVPPFSMPVMDLRGQPPDVVEAKLAEVRRELSNRSTPPGHWPTFELRATLLDGGKARIHVDLDAITMDAASMMALSDEWRELYADPDRRLEPVPVTFRDHVLAERAARESSAWRSAEAYWTARLDDLPDAPVLPLATSPEHLVRPAFRRLRGGLDARRWALLKERAAEAGLTRSGVVCAAFSEVLASWSETRRFCLNLTLFQRPPIHPAIDKVVGDFTTNVLLEVDGKGMTFRQRALALRDQLARDIEHLEFSGVRVMRERARRREGNGGLMPVVFTSLLGHRSARAEGGLLFGWLGKQAHAISQTPQVWIDHQVLEDDGVLRFSWDSPEGLFPEGLLEDAFSAQEALLIRLADDPAAWDEATPVRLPPAQAQRRESFNATATHILETRLDDLFLAQAERSPERVAVLDESRTLTHGQLRGHAGALAEHLLELGARPDELMAVVLEKGWRQVVAVLGIHLAGAAYLPIEPSLPDERRRLLLLEGRVRVVVTDASRAERLAWPDGVRVVTIPDVADRRPPRLPSRRASDLAYCIYTSGSTGRPKGVMVEHRAAANTLLDINARFKVGPEDRVFGLSSLGFDLSVYDIFGSLAAGAALVLPRPDATWEPSSWLRWLREQRVTVWNSVPTLMEMLVDLLESRGERLPASLRLVLLSGDWIPVTLPDRIRALSSEVRVISLGGATEGAVWSILHPIGKVDRAARSILYGRPMANQRFHVLDETLSPRPEHVPGDLYIGGEGLARGYFGDESLTRERFIEHPVTGERLYWTGDLGRFMPGGDIEFLGRKDFQVKVGGHRIELGEIEAALLKHPTLRDAVVAAPGERSLRRLVAYVVPATGQSAPSDEVLRQFLGETLPHYMVPGVFVSLSALPRSSNGKVDRKALPEPAAKPTVHAPATDARHGPLLAKVSELVAETLKRPHIDPEAPLLRLGATSVELIKLATRLEQVFGHRPRMTEFLTLRNVAEIVAYYAERQPSESKGAATEAGLILDLEQREVWKRARHGVRTFELVTTVALPGLSNEEAQRRRALERASHRSFSSEPTTLESVGRLLSCLCSIDVEGRFKYQYGSAGGTYSVQLYLSVAPGRVRGLAEGAYYLDPVRQGLVRLADSSGVDASLHAPTNQQVFAGSAFSLFLVCDRRAVEPLYGEKWRDFALLEAGLMSQLLESRAAEQQLGLCQVGGLRFEALRTAFRLEERHVYLHGLLGGALAWEEGAL; this is translated from the coding sequence TTGAATGCCACCGAACTCATTTCAGAGCTGATGCGGTTGGGGGTGGAGCTCAGGGTCGAGGACGAGCACTTGCGCATCCGCGCCGCGCGCAACGTCATCACTCCGGAGCTCCAGAAGCACATCGCCGCGAGGAAGGATGAAATCCTCGAAGCGCTGCGCCGGGCCCTGCCACGCGCCGAACTCTCCCACGAGCCCTTCCCGCTGACAGACCTCCAGGAAGCGTACCTGGTGGGGCACGGCATCGACTTCGGAGTCGGGGGCGTCTCCTGTCACCTGTACCACGAGTTCGATGGACAGGGCCTGGACCTCGGCCGCTTGTCGGGGGCCTGGCAGCGCCTCATCGACCAGCACCCCATGCTGCGCTCGGTGGTGCTCCCCTCGGGTGAGCAGCGCGTGTTGGAGCGCGTGCCGCCGTTCTCCATGCCCGTGATGGACCTGCGTGGACAGCCACCCGACGTGGTGGAGGCGAAGCTCGCGGAGGTCCGCCGGGAGCTGTCGAACCGGTCCACGCCGCCGGGGCACTGGCCGACCTTCGAGCTGCGCGCGACCCTGCTCGATGGAGGCAAGGCGCGCATCCACGTCGACCTCGACGCCATCACGATGGATGCCGCGTCCATGATGGCGCTCTCGGACGAGTGGCGTGAGCTCTACGCCGACCCCGACCGCCGCCTGGAGCCGGTGCCGGTGACGTTCCGGGACCACGTCCTCGCGGAGAGGGCCGCGCGGGAGTCGAGCGCCTGGCGGAGCGCGGAGGCCTACTGGACCGCGCGCCTGGACGACCTTCCCGATGCGCCCGTGCTTCCGCTGGCCACGTCGCCCGAGCACCTGGTCCGGCCCGCGTTCCGCCGTCTGCGCGGGGGACTCGATGCGCGCCGCTGGGCGCTGTTGAAGGAGCGCGCGGCGGAGGCGGGGCTCACGCGCTCGGGCGTCGTCTGCGCGGCGTTCTCGGAGGTGCTCGCGAGCTGGAGCGAGACGCGGCGCTTCTGTCTCAACCTCACCCTGTTCCAGCGCCCACCCATCCATCCGGCCATCGACAAGGTGGTGGGGGACTTCACGACGAATGTGCTGCTGGAGGTGGATGGAAAGGGCATGACGTTCCGCCAGCGCGCGCTGGCGCTGCGAGACCAGCTCGCCCGGGACATCGAGCACCTGGAGTTCAGCGGGGTGCGCGTGATGCGCGAGCGCGCGAGGCGGCGGGAGGGAAACGGCGGGCTGATGCCCGTCGTCTTCACCAGCCTGCTGGGGCACCGCTCCGCCCGGGCCGAGGGAGGACTCCTCTTCGGGTGGTTGGGCAAGCAGGCCCACGCCATCTCCCAGACGCCGCAGGTGTGGATCGACCACCAGGTCCTCGAGGACGACGGTGTGCTGCGCTTCTCGTGGGACAGCCCGGAAGGGCTCTTCCCGGAGGGGCTGCTCGAGGACGCATTCTCCGCGCAGGAGGCCCTGCTCATCCGGCTCGCGGACGACCCCGCGGCCTGGGACGAGGCCACGCCGGTGCGACTCCCGCCCGCGCAGGCACAGCGGCGCGAGTCCTTCAACGCCACCGCGACTCACATCCTGGAGACGCGGCTGGACGACCTCTTCCTCGCACAAGCGGAGCGCTCACCCGAGCGCGTCGCGGTGCTCGACGAGAGCCGCACGCTGACGCATGGCCAGCTCCGAGGACATGCCGGTGCGCTGGCGGAGCACCTCCTGGAGCTGGGAGCCCGGCCCGATGAGCTGATGGCCGTGGTCCTGGAGAAGGGCTGGCGTCAGGTCGTCGCGGTGCTGGGGATTCACCTGGCGGGGGCCGCGTATCTCCCCATCGAGCCCTCGCTCCCAGATGAGCGTCGACGGCTGCTGCTCCTGGAGGGGCGGGTCCGCGTGGTGGTGACGGACGCCTCGCGCGCGGAGCGGCTCGCGTGGCCCGATGGGGTTCGGGTGGTGACCATTCCCGACGTCGCGGACCGGCGTCCGCCTCGGCTGCCTTCGCGGCGGGCGTCGGACCTGGCGTACTGCATCTACACCTCGGGCTCGACGGGGCGCCCCAAGGGCGTGATGGTGGAGCATCGCGCCGCGGCGAACACCCTGCTGGACATCAACGCGCGCTTCAAGGTCGGCCCCGAGGACCGCGTCTTCGGCCTCTCGTCGCTGGGCTTCGACCTCTCCGTCTACGACATCTTCGGCAGCCTCGCGGCGGGGGCGGCGCTCGTGCTGCCTCGGCCGGATGCGACGTGGGAGCCCTCGAGCTGGCTGCGGTGGCTGCGCGAGCAGCGCGTGACGGTGTGGAACTCGGTCCCCACGCTGATGGAGATGCTGGTGGACCTGCTCGAGTCTCGCGGCGAGCGGCTCCCGGCCTCGCTGCGGTTGGTGTTGCTCAGCGGCGACTGGATTCCCGTCACCCTTCCGGACCGCATCCGGGCCCTGTCCAGCGAGGTGCGAGTCATCAGCCTGGGCGGTGCGACGGAGGGCGCGGTCTGGTCGATTCTCCATCCCATCGGCAAGGTGGACCGCGCGGCGCGCAGCATCCTCTACGGCCGCCCCATGGCGAACCAGCGCTTCCACGTGCTGGACGAGACGCTGTCTCCGCGACCCGAGCACGTTCCCGGCGACCTCTACATCGGCGGAGAGGGCCTGGCGCGAGGCTACTTCGGTGACGAGTCCCTGACGCGCGAGCGCTTCATCGAGCACCCGGTGACGGGCGAGCGCCTCTACTGGACCGGAGACCTGGGCCGCTTCATGCCCGGCGGGGACATCGAGTTCCTCGGCCGCAAGGACTTCCAGGTGAAGGTGGGCGGGCACCGCATCGAGCTGGGGGAGATCGAGGCCGCGCTGCTCAAGCACCCGACGCTGCGGGACGCCGTGGTGGCCGCGCCGGGAGAGAGGAGCCTCCGCAGGCTCGTTGCGTACGTCGTCCCCGCGACCGGGCAGAGCGCGCCCTCGGATGAAGTGCTGCGCCAGTTCCTTGGCGAGACGTTGCCGCACTACATGGTCCCGGGCGTCTTCGTCAGCCTCTCCGCGCTGCCCAGGTCCTCGAATGGGAAGGTCGACCGCAAGGCCCTGCCCGAGCCCGCGGCGAAGCCGACCGTGCACGCGCCCGCGACGGATGCGCGGCACGGACCGCTGCTCGCGAAGGTCAGCGAGCTCGTCGCGGAGACCCTCAAGCGTCCGCACATCGATCCGGAGGCCCCGCTGCTCCGGCTGGGCGCCACGTCCGTGGAGCTCATCAAGCTGGCGACGCGACTGGAGCAGGTGTTCGGGCACAGGCCCCGGATGACGGAGTTCCTCACGCTCCGGAACGTCGCGGAGATCGTGGCGTACTACGCCGAGCGTCAGCCCTCGGAGTCCAAGGGCGCGGCGACCGAGGCGGGGTTGATACTGGACCTGGAGCAGCGCGAGGTCTGGAAGCGCGCCCGCCACGGTGTGCGCACCTTCGAGTTGGTGACGACGGTCGCGCTCCCGGGCCTCTCGAATGAGGAGGCGCAACGCAGGCGGGCCCTGGAGCGGGCCAGCCACCGGAGCTTCTCCTCGGAGCCGACGACCCTGGAGTCCGTGGGGCGACTGTTGTCGTGCCTGTGCTCCATCGATGTCGAGGGTCGCTTCAAGTACCAGTATGGCTCGGCGGGCGGCACCTACTCGGTCCAGCTCTACCTGTCCGTGGCGCCCGGAAGAGTCAGGGGCCTCGCGGAGGGGGCGTACTACCTGGACCCCGTGCGCCAGGGGCTCGTCCGGCTCGCTGACTCGAGTGGGGTGGACGCGTCGCTCCATGCGCCCACCAACCAGCAGGTGTTCGCGGGCTCGGCCTTCTCGCTCTTCCTGGTGTGCGACCGCCGCGCCGTCGAGCCGCTGTATGGCGAGAAGTGGCGGGACTTCGCCTTGCTCGAAGCGGGACTCATGTCGCAGCTCCTGGAGTCGCGCGCCGCCGAGCAGCAGCTGGGCCTGTGTCAGGTGGGCGGGCTGCGCTTCGAGGCCCTTCGCACCGCCTTCCGTCTCGAAGAGCGGCACGTGTACCTGCATGGACTGCTGGGCGGTGCACTGGCCTGGGAAGAGGGTGCGCTATGA
- the ahcY gene encoding adenosylhomocysteinase has protein sequence MTAVTPHQKQDHAIADLSLASWGRKEIKIAESEMPALMAIRDEYARQQPLKGARVTGSLHMTIQTAVLVETLQALGAQVRWASCNIFSTQDHAAAALVANGTPVFAHKGETLKEYWDFTHRIFEFGPAGSDHEGPNMILDDGGDATLLMHLGKRAEKDPSVISNPTSEEERELYASIKAKLAEDSTWYTRKAAKIMGVTEETTTGVHRLQEMSTKGTLLFRAINVNDSVTKSKFDNLYGCRESLVDGIKRATDVMIAGKIAVVAGYGDVGKGSAQALRALSAQVWVTEIDPICALQAAMEGFRVVTMDYAADKADIFVTATGNKSVITHDHMARMKDQAIVCNIGHFDNEIEVASLEKYKWEEIKPQVDHVIFPDNKRIILLAKGRLVNLGCGTGHPSYVMSSSFANQTIAQIELYSHSDKYQVGKVYVLPKHLDEKVARLQLKKLNAQLTELSEEQAAYIGVKKTGPYKQETYRY, from the coding sequence ATGACCGCAGTCACCCCGCACCAGAAGCAGGACCACGCCATCGCCGACCTCTCGCTCGCCAGCTGGGGACGCAAGGAGATCAAGATCGCCGAGAGCGAGATGCCCGCGCTCATGGCCATCCGCGACGAGTACGCCAGGCAGCAGCCCCTCAAGGGCGCGCGCGTCACCGGCTCGCTGCACATGACCATCCAGACGGCCGTGCTGGTGGAGACCCTCCAGGCGCTCGGCGCCCAGGTGCGCTGGGCGTCGTGCAACATCTTCTCCACCCAGGACCACGCCGCCGCCGCGCTCGTCGCCAACGGCACCCCGGTGTTCGCCCACAAGGGTGAGACGCTCAAGGAGTACTGGGACTTCACCCACCGCATCTTCGAGTTCGGCCCCGCGGGCAGCGACCACGAGGGTCCGAACATGATCCTGGACGACGGCGGTGACGCGACGCTGCTCATGCACCTGGGCAAGCGCGCGGAGAAGGACCCCAGCGTCATCTCCAACCCCACCAGCGAGGAGGAGCGGGAGCTCTACGCCTCCATCAAGGCGAAGCTGGCCGAGGACTCCACCTGGTACACCCGCAAGGCCGCCAAGATCATGGGCGTCACCGAGGAGACGACGACGGGCGTCCACCGCCTCCAGGAGATGTCCACCAAGGGCACGCTCCTCTTCCGCGCCATCAACGTCAACGACAGCGTGACGAAGAGCAAGTTCGACAACCTGTACGGCTGCCGTGAGTCGCTGGTGGACGGCATCAAGCGCGCCACGGACGTGATGATCGCCGGGAAGATCGCCGTCGTCGCGGGCTACGGCGACGTGGGCAAGGGCTCCGCCCAGGCGCTGCGCGCGCTGTCCGCCCAGGTGTGGGTCACGGAGATCGACCCCATCTGCGCGCTCCAGGCCGCGATGGAGGGCTTCCGCGTCGTCACCATGGACTACGCCGCGGACAAGGCCGACATCTTCGTCACCGCCACGGGCAACAAGAGCGTCATCACCCACGACCACATGGCGCGGATGAAGGACCAGGCCATCGTGTGCAACATCGGTCACTTCGACAACGAGATCGAGGTCGCCTCGCTGGAGAAGTACAAGTGGGAGGAGATCAAGCCCCAGGTCGACCACGTCATCTTCCCGGACAACAAGCGCATCATCCTGCTCGCCAAGGGCCGGCTGGTGAACCTGGGCTGCGGCACGGGTCACCCCAGCTACGTGATGTCCAGCTCGTTCGCGAACCAGACCATCGCGCAGATCGAGCTGTACTCGCACAGCGACAAGTACCAGGTGGGCAAGGTGTACGTGCTGCCCAAGCACCTGGATGAGAAGGTCGCCCGCCTCCAGCTCAAGAAGCTCAACGCCCAGCTCACCGAGCTGAGCGAGGAGCAGGCCGCGTACATCGGCGTCAAGAAGACCGGCCCGTACAAGCAGGAGACCTACCGCTACTAG